From Mucilaginibacter gotjawali:
TACCAATCGAAGTGGATTTCAATTCATTTACCTTATTGTAAATAACACCAGGCAGCTAATAGGAAAAACTCATTTTGTTTTCTATTTCTTCAAAAATCGACATGAAATCTTCAGCAAGGCAAGCCCGGTAAGCCATTAAAATGCCGTTCATCGCCGCCTCATTTTCAGCCGTAAACGGGTCTTTCCATACCCGCATGCAAATTCTTTTCAAGGCATAGGCAATTTGTTTTGTGTCGGCATAATTGTACAGGTATTTGCTCTTTTTAAAATCATCGTAGAATTTAAAAAATAAACCTGTGTTTTTTAATCCTGACGATGTTAAAAATTCATCAACAACAGGTGTCTTGCAGCCGTCAAGGTGATCATAAAAGCCATCTGCTGTTACTTTTCCGGTGGTTAGCAGCAGGTTGTCCAGGATAAGCTCGAGCGCAATATGGCCTAAAAAGAATGGCTTTACCGGCGAACCAACCATAGCGGGAAGCAGTTTTATTTTTAACTGGTGCGAGTGGGTTAAAAAAAAATCTGAAGAATGAAAATAGCGGTCCACCAGCAAATGTTTGTTCCATCCGTTGATGATGGAATTTACGTTGTGATCGTTGTGGCTAAGCTTTTCGGGATGAATGATCACTGTTTTGTCGGCATTTTTTAACAGATCGGGCATAACGGTACCTAAAACCATATAGCAGTTGGCAGTATCCCGGTCGAAATAAAAGTGCGACAAAAAATTCATAGGCCTTTTTTGCAAAATAGTAAATATTTAGGATTTCACCGATTATTTAAAAATGATTTCACTGATTTGATTTGGAGATTACACTGATTTGATGTCGGGATTACACCGATTGTTTTTTGGGATCTCACCGATTTTTAAAATTGATTACACCGATTATGATTTTTGGATTATACTGATCATGCGTTTTCTGCAGATTTTAAATTCGTTATGGGCAGTTCTATTTTTTAAATATTGATGAGACTGGAATCGGTGAAATCATTTTTCCAATCGGTGAAATCCTATATCAATATTCTTTTATCTTTGGCGTCCCGGTAATTACCGGCTCAGGAAAAGATATTGATATGAACTTTGTTGAAGAATTACGCTGGAGGGGCATATTGCATGATATTATGCCCGGTACTGAAGAACTGCTGAATAAGGGTATGGTTTCGGGCTATATCGGCTTCGATCCCACTGCCGATTCGCTGCATGTAGGCAGCCTGGCACAGATCATGACGCTGATCCACTTTCAGCTGGCGGGGCATAAACCATTTGCCCTGGTTGGCGGGGCTACCGGTATGGTAGGTGATCCTTCGGGAAAATCAGCTGAGCGTAACTTATTATCTGAGGAAGCTTTACAGCATAACCTGGCGGGGATTAAAGGCCAGCTGGAGAAGTTTTTAAACTTCGACTGTGGTGCCAACAGTGCCCAAATGGTAAATAATTACGATTGGTTTAAAGAATTTACCTTCCTGAATTTTATACGTGATGTCGGCAAGCATATTACCGTTAATTATATGATGGCCAAAGATTCGGTGAAGAACCGCATCAATGGCGATACCGGTATGTCGTTTACGGAGTTTACTTACCAGTTGGTTCAGGGGTATGACTTCTACTATTTATGGAAAAACCATAACTGCGCTCTCCAAATGGGCGGCAGCGACCAATGGGGTAATATTGTTACCGGTACCGAACTGATCCGCCGTAAAGATGCCGGCGAAGCTTTTGCGTTAACTACCCAATTGATCAAAAAATCAGACGGCAGCAAGTTTGGCAAAACCGAAGGCGGCAATATCTGGCTTGATGCTGAAAAAACTTCACCCTACAAATTTTACCAGTTTTGGTTGAATACCAGTGATGTTGATGCTAAAACCTATATCAGGATCTTTACCCTGTTCAATAAAGAAACTATAGAAGGCCTTGAAGCAGAACAGGACGCAGCACCGCATTTGCGTACATTGCAAAAAGCTTTGGCAAAAGATATCACCATCCGCGTACATGGCGAAGCTGAATATGAAAAAGCTATTAAATCTTCCGAGTTTTTATTTGGCAATACAGGTATTGAGTTTTTAAATGAATTGAGCGATGCAGAAGTGCTTGCCTTATTTGACGGG
This genomic window contains:
- the tyrS gene encoding tyrosine--tRNA ligase yields the protein MNFVEELRWRGILHDIMPGTEELLNKGMVSGYIGFDPTADSLHVGSLAQIMTLIHFQLAGHKPFALVGGATGMVGDPSGKSAERNLLSEEALQHNLAGIKGQLEKFLNFDCGANSAQMVNNYDWFKEFTFLNFIRDVGKHITVNYMMAKDSVKNRINGDTGMSFTEFTYQLVQGYDFYYLWKNHNCALQMGGSDQWGNIVTGTELIRRKDAGEAFALTTQLIKKSDGSKFGKTEGGNIWLDAEKTSPYKFYQFWLNTSDVDAKTYIRIFTLFNKETIEGLEAEQDAAPHLRTLQKALAKDITIRVHGEAEYEKAIKSSEFLFGNTGIEFLNELSDAEVLALFDGVPNHTVKLANLEEGINIADLLAVHTTVFASKGEAKKMIQAGGASINKAKIATVDDIYTTDTLINGKYLVAQKGKKNYFLIIAE